One Defluviitoga tunisiensis genomic window carries:
- a CDS encoding MFS transporter: protein MNEKSYRKTRPLLYALGMLGTMIPGRMIDTFLVFFYNIELGIPLAKISLITLFATIWDAVNDPLFGYLSDRTRTKIGRRKPWMIVGMPLFCLSYIMLFSPHKLVQNTTSLIIYFAFFSILTETLRTIIDVNYYALFPELFIEEKSRTHVNALRQAFQIVGMIIGVTLAPIMIQTYGYTITATFMVLIGMFFYAIATFSSHERPEYTESQIPSLKETLKAVGKNKNFWAVGFSNFFFQASSALLLLSIPYFVKYALELSEGNAAFLTAAVFVSAIPAMFLWTWLINKFGSLKTWRVSLIFLGISLVPFLFVHTLIVSMVAGIFTGVVLAGVIINIDLVFSKVIDIDSKVSNLRREGMYFSALQFIVHLSGLAKSLVLLLIAAIFGFVDANNPGTHPDIASRFMVSFFPAVLMLVAFIISFFVDFNDSDVQDLDNETSS from the coding sequence ATGAATGAAAAGTCTTATCGTAAAACACGCCCTCTTCTGTATGCTTTAGGAATGCTTGGTACGATGATTCCAGGCCGCATGATAGATACTTTTTTAGTGTTTTTTTACAATATTGAGTTGGGAATACCTTTAGCTAAGATTTCATTAATTACACTTTTTGCTACCATATGGGATGCTGTTAATGATCCTCTTTTTGGATATCTTTCCGATCGTACCCGAACAAAAATAGGAAGACGAAAACCTTGGATGATCGTAGGAATGCCTTTGTTTTGTTTATCTTACATTATGTTGTTTTCTCCACATAAACTTGTTCAAAACACTACTTCCCTGATTATTTATTTTGCATTTTTTTCTATTCTTACAGAGACCTTAAGAACTATTATAGATGTTAATTATTATGCCCTATTTCCAGAATTATTTATTGAGGAAAAATCTCGCACGCATGTTAATGCTTTAAGACAAGCTTTTCAAATTGTTGGTATGATAATTGGAGTAACGCTAGCTCCTATAATGATTCAAACATACGGTTATACAATAACCGCCACTTTCATGGTATTAATAGGAATGTTTTTTTACGCAATTGCTACTTTTTCTTCCCATGAAAGACCTGAATATACGGAGAGTCAGATCCCCTCTTTAAAAGAAACTCTAAAAGCAGTGGGAAAGAATAAAAATTTTTGGGCGGTGGGTTTCTCTAACTTCTTTTTTCAAGCTTCGTCCGCTCTTTTATTGCTCAGTATCCCTTATTTTGTAAAATATGCATTAGAACTAAGTGAAGGGAATGCAGCATTTTTAACTGCCGCGGTTTTTGTTTCGGCAATTCCTGCTATGTTTTTATGGACATGGCTAATTAACAAGTTTGGATCGTTGAAAACTTGGAGGGTTTCATTGATTTTCCTCGGAATATCACTTGTTCCGTTTCTTTTTGTGCACACATTAATTGTGTCTATGGTGGCTGGAATTTTTACTGGAGTTGTATTAGCTGGTGTCATTATTAACATAGATCTTGTCTTTTCTAAAGTCATAGATATTGATTCGAAGGTTTCGAACCTTAGAAGAGAAGGTATGTATTTTAGTGCCCTTCAATTTATTGTCCATTTATCAGGATTAGCAAAAAGCTTGGTTTTGCTATTAATTGCGGCGATATTTGGGTTTGTTGATGCAAATAATCCAGGGACTCATCCAGATATTGCATCTCGTTTTATGGTGTCTTTCTTTCCTGCCGTTTTAATGCTTGTTGCCTTTATTATCTCTTTTTTTGTAGATTTCAATGATTCAGACGTTCAAGATTTAGATAATGAGACTTCTTCTTAG
- a CDS encoding SIR2 family NAD-dependent protein deacylase, whose amino-acid sequence MTDLAKKCAELIYRSKNIAVLSGAGMSTNSGIPDFRGPNGIYTRANIQNPESIFDIDYFYEDPSLFYKFHKTFLEMIQQAEPTFTHKFLVQIEEENKLSGIITQNIDSLHQKAGSKKVYEIHGGCWDNYCLKCGKHYTQADLSKKMQQESIPKCDKCGGIIKPDIVFFGEPVKYLGVSEKIMTRSDLVLVLGSSLTVMPAAFLPSLTKGKIVVVTKGTVSTSYLPQDKGAFIVNEDLDTFFIEVAEEYEKMK is encoded by the coding sequence ATGACAGATTTAGCCAAAAAATGTGCAGAACTAATTTACAGATCGAAAAATATAGCTGTATTAAGTGGAGCAGGTATGTCAACAAATTCTGGCATACCTGACTTCCGAGGACCTAATGGAATATACACAAGAGCAAACATACAAAATCCCGAAAGCATATTTGATATAGATTACTTCTACGAAGACCCTTCTTTATTCTACAAATTTCACAAAACCTTTCTAGAAATGATTCAACAAGCAGAACCAACTTTCACGCATAAATTTCTAGTTCAAATAGAAGAGGAAAACAAACTTTCAGGCATAATAACCCAAAATATAGACTCATTACACCAAAAAGCCGGTTCAAAAAAAGTATACGAAATACACGGAGGATGTTGGGACAATTACTGTTTAAAATGTGGAAAACATTACACACAGGCAGACTTAAGCAAAAAAATGCAGCAAGAAAGCATACCAAAATGTGATAAATGTGGAGGAATTATAAAACCTGACATCGTCTTTTTTGGTGAACCTGTAAAATATCTAGGTGTTTCAGAAAAAATAATGACACGTTCAGACTTAGTACTTGTCCTTGGCTCATCATTAACTGTTATGCCAGCTGCTTTTTTACCTTCGCTCACCAAAGGAAAAATAGTTGTAGTAACAAAAGGGACTGTCTCAACTTCATACTTACCTCAAGATAAGGGTGCATTTATAGTAAATGAAGATCTAGATACATTTTTCATAGAAGTTGCTGAAGAATACGAAAAAATGAAATAA
- a CDS encoding BMP family lipoprotein — translation MKKLISMVLTVVMLLSVSFAFKATMVTDVGGIGDKSFNDGTWQGVLRARDELGIEIEVLVSKEQTDYLPNLTSAANNSDVVIAVGFMMTDVLFNVAPQFPDIKFIGIDIEPSPGQIIPSNVACYVFNEHEASFAAGYLAASTTKTGKVGFVGGVAVPAVTKFEAGYLAGVKVYNEIHNDNVQVLSGYANTFNDPALGKNMALTQMEQGADIIFHAAGPTGNGVISAAHEKGASLLGLPSNAPLEKIIDKYYEVGKNYFAIGVDVDQDHMAPGYVLTSAMKRVDTAAFEGIRSALSARTFSSGLQRLGLKDDGASITPMKYTRSMVPLRFFAEIEYLNYLIKQGELEVPSEPSKIGAFEVPKITFPF, via the coding sequence ATGAAAAAGTTAATCAGTATGGTGTTAACTGTTGTCATGCTACTCTCAGTTTCTTTTGCATTCAAAGCAACTATGGTAACTGACGTAGGAGGAATCGGTGACAAATCCTTTAACGACGGAACATGGCAAGGTGTCTTAAGAGCAAGAGACGAACTTGGTATAGAAATTGAGGTACTCGTTTCAAAAGAACAAACAGATTACCTTCCAAATTTAACCAGTGCAGCAAATAACTCTGATGTTGTCATTGCTGTTGGATTTATGATGACAGACGTTCTCTTTAATGTAGCTCCTCAATTCCCTGATATAAAATTTATAGGAATAGACATAGAACCTTCTCCTGGACAAATCATACCATCCAACGTTGCTTGCTACGTCTTTAACGAACACGAAGCAAGCTTTGCAGCAGGATATCTCGCTGCATCAACCACAAAAACTGGAAAAGTTGGATTTGTTGGTGGTGTTGCAGTACCTGCAGTAACTAAATTTGAGGCTGGTTATCTTGCAGGCGTTAAAGTATACAACGAAATTCATAATGATAATGTCCAAGTCCTATCTGGATATGCAAACACATTCAATGATCCCGCTTTAGGAAAGAACATGGCATTAACTCAAATGGAACAAGGTGCAGATATTATATTCCATGCAGCAGGTCCAACAGGAAATGGAGTAATTAGCGCAGCTCATGAAAAAGGAGCCTCACTCTTAGGTTTACCATCAAACGCCCCTTTAGAAAAAATAATTGACAAATATTATGAAGTAGGAAAAAATTATTTTGCAATAGGTGTAGATGTTGATCAAGATCATATGGCTCCAGGATATGTTTTAACCTCTGCAATGAAAAGAGTCGATACCGCAGCGTTTGAAGGAATAAGAAGCGCACTTTCCGCAAGAACATTCTCTTCAGGATTACAAAGATTAGGCTTAAAAGACGATGGAGCAAGTATTACTCCAATGAAATACACAAGAAGCATGGTTCCTTTAAGATTTTTTGCTGAAATCGAATATCTAAATTATCTAATAAAACAAGGTGAATTAGAAGTACCTTCAGAACCAAGCAAAATAGGAGCCTTTGAAGTACCCAAAATCACTTTTCCATTTTAA